Proteins from one Podospora pseudocomata strain CBS 415.72m chromosome 4, whole genome shotgun sequence genomic window:
- a CDS encoding hypothetical protein (COG:G; CAZy:GH16; EggNog:ENOG503P19Z), translating to MRFDTITFASLFSTLASAGAVPNYPGLKTLWSDDFAGAPGQMPNSNLWNIITNLKTNNDLQEYTTSNTNLQLSGGGTVQIIPRLNRQTNSWTSARIETKAVFTPSPGKVTTFEGSIRFGDHPVHMKQGIWPAFWMLGKSIHQGTPWPQCGELDIMETINGVPTAYGTVHCGSVPGGPCNEPVGRHGTMGISPTGWHTYRIRVDRARAGAGGKWEDEEIVWEVDGRVFHTLRGGEVGDQGVWGTLAHSPMFLILNVAVGGDWPGAPNALTADSYGSMMEVEYVAVYSS from the exons CAACTACCCCGGCCTCAAAACACTGTGGTCGGATGACTTTGCCGGTGCTCCGGGTCAAAtgcccaacagcaacctctggaacatcatcaccaa cctcaaaaccaacaacgacCTCCAAGAATAtaccacctccaacaccaaccttcaGCTCTCGGGCGGTGGCACCGTCCAAATCATCCCCCGCCTCAACCGCCAAACCAACAGCTGGACCTCTGCCCGCATCGAGACAAAAGCagtcttcaccccctcccccgggAAGGTCACCACCTTTGAAGGCAGCATCCGCTTCGGCGACCACCCGGTCCACATGAAGCAGGGGATCTGGCCCGCGTTTTGGATGCTGGGCAAGTCGATCCACCAGGGCACGCCCTGGCCGCAGTGCGGGGAGCTCGACATTATGGAGACGATCAACGGCGTGCCGACGGCGTATGGGACTGTGCACTGCGGGAGTGTTCCGGGGGGCCCGTGCAACGAGCCGGTGGGGAGGCACGGGACGATGGGGATTAGCCCGACGGGGTGGCACACTTATCGGATAAGGGTTGATAGGGCGAGGGCTGGGGCGGGGGGCAagtgggaggatgaggagattgtttgggaggtggatgggagggtgTTTCATacgttgagggggggggaggtgggggatcAGGGGGTCTGGGGGACGCTGGCGCATAGTCCGATGTTTTTGATTTTGAATGTGGCTGTGGGGGGGGActg GCCTGGTGCGCCCAATGCGCTGACTGCGGACAGCTATGGCAgtatgatggaggtggagtACGTCGCTGTGTACTCGTCGTAG
- a CDS encoding hypothetical protein (EggNog:ENOG503NU6B; CAZy:AA3; COG:E) codes for MGLGTTSPLTVLGCALAVHSAAATGSHHFATDSSTFDYVVVGGGTSGLVVANRLTENRHNTVLVIERGYFDDKPEAIIPWYSTAVDTSVLLNPRSAPNAKLYNSTHNVTVAAVVGGATVVNGMGCDRGSKADYDAWEELGNPGWGWNGLLPYFKKSTTFTPPNPDVVDRWNITWNSAAYGKGPVQVHISNFQYLDIDTIWEGFRQQPGVTFPPGSSSGFGPGAYWSANTIDARGMTRSTARSAYYDPVNKTRSNLRLVIGQTATELLFDRGKPLRAKGVRVVSSFDAKVRNVYARKEVILAAGAVMTPHLLQVSGIGPASVLKAAGIKVEKDLPSVGANFQDHATVVLWFNLSTPSFPNSDSISNNATYNATVWEEYLTNRTGPVAAANSNSIIYYSLAQVLSPSAAASVASRLLAQDARQYLPAIYSTSSALLRGFKAQRAILAQRFTTNTSSYTAQPLRGNGQSPSPLLKPLSRGTVTLNLTHPESLPVVQYNTFINPIDEELAVAVVRRSRRYWASPALQKLGPTERQPGAEYQTDTEISDYLKANRLALFASLAHPSGTCAMMPEKLGGCVGSDLRVYGVKGLSVVDASVIPLISGTSLQATVYAIAEKAADIIKARG; via the exons ATGGGGCTCGGGACGACTTCACCTTTGACTGTGCTGGGTTGTGCTCTGGCAGTTCACTCCGCAGCTGCTACAGGATCCCATCACTTTGCGACTGACAGCAGCACCTTCGACTATGTCGTTGTGGGCGGAGGGACATCGGGGCTAGTGGTTGCCAATCGGCTGACTGAAAATCGCCACA ACACTGTCCTCGTGATTGAGCGAGGCTACTTTGACGACAAACCCGAGGCCATCATACCTTGGTATTCTACCGCCGTCGACACAAGCGTTCTACTCAACCCCCGGTCTGCACCAAATGCGAAGCTTTACAATTCTACACACAATGTGACTGTtgcagctgttgttggaggcgCAACAGTTGTCAACGGCATGGGATGTGACCGCGGAAGCAAGGCAGACTACGATGCTTGGGAGGAATTGGGCAACCCAGGCTGGGGGTGGAATGGGCTGCTGCCTTACTTCAAGAAGAGCACAACCTTcactcctcccaaccccgaCGTGGTGGACCGGTGGAATATCACCTGGAATTCTGCCGCATATGGAAAAGGCCCCGTCCAGGTTCATATCTCCAACTTCCAGTACCTTGACATTGATACAATTTGGGAAGGCTTCAGACAACAACCCGGAGTTACCTTTCCACCAGGGTCCTCTTCTGGATTTGGGCCAGGCGCGTACTGGTCAGCAAATACGATTGATGCCCGCGGCATGACCCGATCGACTGCACGCAGTGCCTACTACGACCCTGTCAACAAGACTCGCTCAAATCTGCGTCTTGTCATCGGTCAGACGGCGACAGAGTTACTGTTCGACCGCGGAAAGCCTTTGAGAGCGAAGGGGGTGCGGGTCGTTTCCAGTTTTGACGCCAAGGTTCGCAACGTTTATGCACGGAAGGAGGTCATCCTGGCAGCAGGAGCTGTGATGACTCCTCATTTGTTGCAAGTCAGCGGCATCGGTCCCGCATCGGTGCTCAAGGCAGCTGGTATCAAGGTTGAGAAAGACCTGCCCTCTGTGGGGGCCAACTTTCAAGACCATGCGACAGTTGTGCTGTggttcaacctctccacgcCATCATTTCCCAACTCCGATAGCATATCGAACAACGCCACGTACAATGCGACCGTCTGGGAAGAATACCTCACCAACAGAACAGGGCCAGTCGCAGctgccaacagcaacagcatcatcTACTATTCACTTGCACAGGTCCTGTCACCTTCGGCTGCGGCCTCCGTAGCCTCCCGGCTCTTAGCACAGGATGCAAGACAGTACTTACCAGCCATTTACAGCACCAGTTCGGCTCTTCTTCGAGGTTTCAAAGCTCAACGCGCCATTCTGGCGCAGCGATTCACGACCAACACATCATCATACACAGCCCAGCCTCTACGTGGCAACGGCCAGAGCCCGTCTCCGCTGCTGAAGCCTCTTTCCAGGGGTACCGTAACGCTCAACTTGACTCATCCAGAAAGTCTTCCAGTGGTACAATACAACACCTTCATAAACCCGATCGATGAAGAACTTGCCGTCGCGGTTGTCCGGCGCTCTCGCAGGTACTGGGCCAGCCCAGCTCTTCAGAAACTGGGCCCGACGGAAAGACAACCGGGCGCGGAGTACCAGACAGACACAGAGATCTCGGACTATCTCAAGGCAAATCGGTTAGCATTGTTTGCCAGTTTGGCCCACCCGTCTGGCACATGCGCCATGATGCCCGAAAAGCTGGGAGGGTGTGTTGGGTCTGACCTAAGGGTGTATGGCGTCAAGGGGCTGAGCGTGGTAGATGCTAGTGTCATTCCTCTGATTAGCGGCACGTCTCTGCAAGCAACGGTTTATGCGATTGCCGAGAAGGCGGCCGACATTATCAAGGCGAGAGGTTGA
- a CDS encoding hypothetical protein (EggNog:ENOG503NUCH; COG:T), with protein MLLHWKDNPILSSTALLTQETKSYQDPFSDPRPSTHMSSPELVERVFPIRLSILENSPYLRNSDTAGVALSVVPVQAEDDHSVIGVEAQVAAPDGLVPGPDPQAPLITPEAVIEHGPDEASRSSNLLVTDRFEYTVMNDGSHGVFQGTRRIVTRCEDELIHIPGAIQSHGMLVALKRRAEGVYIPRIVSENSFQVCHFHPAEIFALDSFNKVVPTYQRPLFNTQLRSVRTTYEITRKEQEPVVFDFSFSDPEGLIIPCWCAVHYLGGEVDLYICEFELQDNALHPMAHYWQADVPPNPIDTLGSDHMDLATVSSMQTRSQPVISSPDALCGGLGPNASSVEVVNVATKIQKQFSAAKSVPQLLDSIVGVVKELSRFNRVMVYEFDQDFNGTVVAELMDPATSRDVYRGLHFPHTDIPPQARRLYMVNKVRVLFDRTQTTARLVGRDQKDIETPLNLTHSYLRAMSPVHLKYLENMEVRSSMSLSLESEGKLWGLIVCHSYGPTATRVPFTVRELIYFVGVSASTCLEKLLNADKLKARRIIETLQDQKSPNECITASSDELLKLFEADCGFLVVEGEARTIGRLAAYAEAVTLLKYLFFRRSSRILVSSNFAHDFQDLHYPSGFKAIAGVLYIPLSGTTDDCVVFYRRSQLREVHWAGKPSLAGKFGTLEPRNSFQKWTEVVDGTSKNWTPEQGRHRTIVPRDE; from the exons ATGCTTCTTCACTGGAAGGACAATCCTATACTATCATCAACAGCTCTTCTCACGCAAGAGACCAAGTCTTATCAAGATCCCTTCTCAGACCCTCGACCATCAACCCATATGTCCTCGCCAGAGCTGGTCGAAAGAGTCTTTCCCATCCGCCTATCTATTCTTGAGAACTCACCATATCTGCGAAATAGTGATA CTGCTGGAGTTGCTCTCTCAGTTGTTCCTGTTCAGGCAGAAGATGACCATTCTGTGATTGGTGTGGAAGCCCAGGTGGCAGCCCCCGATGGGCTTGTCCCAGGGCCAGATCCTCAAGCACCGTTGATAACACCCGAAGCTGTTATCGAACATGGCCCTGACGAGGCATCGAGATCGTCGAATCTTTTGGTGACGGACAGATTTGAGTATACCGTCATGAACGACGGGTCACACGGTGTCTTTCAGGGCACACGACGAATTGTCACCCGTTGCGAAGATGAGTTGATCCACATCCCCGGAGCAATTCAATCGCATGGTATGCTCGTGGCTCTGAAGCGGCGAGCAGAAGGTGTCTACATTCCCCGGATTGTGAGCGAAAACTCGTTTCAAGTCTGCCACTTTCACCCTGCCGAGATCTTTGCCCtcgacagcttcaacaaGGTGGTACCGACATACCAGCGACCACTGTTTAATACCCAGCTAAGAAGTGTGAGAACCACGTATGAGATCACGAGGAAAGAGCAAGAACCTGTGGTATTCGACTTCTCCTTTAGCGATCCCGAAGGACTTATTATTCCATGCTGGTGCGCTGTTCACTACCTTGGAGGCGAAGTCGACTTGTACATTTGCGAATTTGAGTTGCAGGACAACGCATTGCACCCCATGGCCCATTACTGGCAGGCCGATGTGCCGCCAAATCCCATCGACACTCTAGGAAGCGACCACATGGATCTTGCCACTGTCTCAAGCATGCAGACTCGCAGTCAACCTGTCATTTCCAGTCCAGACGCCCTGTGTGGCGGTCTTGGCCCCAATGCATCCTCGGTCGAGGTCGTCAACGTGGCAACCAAGATTCAAAAACAATTCTCGGCCGCAAAATCGGTTCCCCAGTTGCTGGATTCTATTGTCGGCGTGGTTAAGGAACTCTCAAGGTTCAACCGGGTCATGGTGTACGAGTTTGACCAAGATTTCAACGGCACAGTCGTCGCCGAGCTCATGGATCCCGCCACAAGTCGTGATGTTTACCGTGGTTTGCACTTTCCACACACAGATATCCCACCTCAAGCACGGCGCCTGTACATGGTCAACAAAGTTCGTGTGCTTTTCGACAGAACACAGACTACCGCCCGGTTGGTGGGTAGAGACCAGAAAGACATCGAAACCCCATTGAATCTCACACACTCGTATCTCCGAGCAATGTCGCCGGTCCATCTCAAATATTTGGAAAATATGGAGGTTCGATCTTCCATGTCTCTGTCGCTCGAGTCGGAGGGCAAGCTTTGGGGGCTGATCGTTTGCCACTCATATGGACCCACGGCAACGCGTGTACCTTTTACGGTGCGGGAATTGATATATTTTGTGGGCGTCTCAGCATCGACCTGTTTAGAGAAACTGCTCAACGCCGACAAGCTCAAAGCTCGGCGCATCATTGAGACACTTCAAGACCAAAAGAGCCCCAATGAATGCATCACGGCATCGTCGGACGAGCTACTCAAACTCTTCGAGGCCGACTGTGGCTTCcttgtggtggagggtgaggctAGAACAATTGGGCGACTGGCAGCATATGCCGAGGCCGTAACACTGCTCAAGTATTTGTTCTTCCGAAGATCGAGCAGAATACTCGTCTCGAGCAACTTTGCCCATGATTTTCAGGATCTTCACTATCCAAGCGGCTTCAAGGCAATTGCCGGTGTCTTGTACATCCCATTGTCGGGGACGACGGACGACTGTGTGGTGTTTTATCGCCGAAGTCAGCTTCGAGAGGTTCACTGGGCAGGGAAGCCATCCCTGGCAGGCAAGTTTGGCACGCTGGAACCTCGCAACAGCTTTCAAAAATGGACCGAAGTGGTGGATGGAACCAGCAAGAACTGGACACCAGAGCAAGGTAGGCACCGCACCATCGTGCCAAGGGACGAGTAA
- a CDS encoding hypothetical protein (EggNog:ENOG503NUCH; COG:T), with the protein MATMAQLVYGSFIRVWREKESAVKETRLKRLLLHDASHQVRTPLNAVINYLEMALEKPLEESTKQALTSSYTASKSLIYVIDDLLNLTGSATGSIPQLSNLFDVGVCLEEAMEPLERLAREKGIEVVLKPCTGAVRFVRGDPSSLQRAVSILVANAIQHTVMGRVLVEWTTTGKKMESCTMHISVSDSGPGLSERALDDMFQEFEQVPDEDFDELMGQSLAPRDNVLRVGVGLAFVARYVKQRNGQLRVKSVKGLGSTFIIEAPFTVVSRAHSLAARRDASPLPALPMPGRPSVLGSLPPKAHDITPAGSSGAGLGSKMGASPPIVVPTPSISPMDTARTPTTLCFTVLIADDNIINIQILNRRLTKFGHKVLVSRDGQECYNMFAANQATTDFVLMDLNMPVVDGWASVKMIRDLENARPTPSRVVQACGRVPVFAISGMLRRGDEQRYKDVGFDGWMPKPIDMKRLSTYLTGAVDAPTRKQGVYQETHFAMGGWFPEETVPPLVMERQLQPEEEVVEIEHVKEENPEAAYIPLPVTAMESPSVPRADDSFFPSKDWSVPPANEDDHRMACPLPLEKDGIGQKETPPPDSAIAIHSTMNTPAVEANPEIWSLHQPQPPTDSIEAVLEADECPPSSEGAAKPVSGRGHAQTPAARPLQVDPFSEYCSQPEVSSPARTI; encoded by the exons ATGGCCACCATGGCCCAGCTTGTTTACGGCAGCTTTATCAGAGTCTGGCGTGAGAAGGAATCCGCTGTCAAAGAGACAAGGTTGAAGCGTCTGCTTCTGCATGATGCATCACACCAAG TGCGAACACCCCTGAACGCCGTGATCAACTACCTTGAGATGGCCCTCGAGAAGCCTCTGGAGGAGAGCACCAAGCAAGCTCTCACGTCGTCCTACACGGCATCCAAGTCTCTCATCTACGTCATAGATGACCTCCTGAATTTGACAGGGAGCGCAACTGGGTCGATCCCgcagctctccaacctctttgATGTGGGAGTCtgcttggaggaggccatggAACCTCTCGAGCGGCTGGCAAGGGAGAAGGGAATCGAGGTTGTTCTCAAACCCTGCACAGGAGCTGTTCGATTCGTGCGAGGTGACCCATCCAGTCTCCAACGGGCCGTCTCCATACTGGTCGCCAACGCCATTCAGCATACAGTCATGGGGCGGGTGTTGGTCGAGTGGACTACAACGGGCAAGAAAATGGAGAGCTGCACGATGCACATTTCGGTCAGCGACTCGGGCCCCGGTCTCAGCGAACGAGCCCTCGATGACATGTTTCAGGAATTTGAGCAGGTTCCAGACGAAGACTTTGACGAGCTCATGGGCCAGTCGCTGGCGCCGAGGGACAATGTCCTTCGCGTCGGTGTTGGACTAGCCTTTGTGGCCCGCTATGTCAAACAACGGAACGGGCAGCTGAGAGTGAAGTCAGTCAAAGGACTTGGCTCAACTTTCATCATAGAGGCGCCCTTTACCGTGGTATCGCGCGCACACTCTCTGGCTGCACGTAGGGACGCATCCCCGCTCCCAGCATTGCCCATGCCTGGACGCCCGTCGGTTTTGGGGTCGCTTCCCCCCAAAGCACACGACATCACACCGGCAGGATCGTCAGGTGCGGGCCTGGGATCCAAGATGGGTGCCTCGCCACCCATCGTTGTGCCGACACCAAGCATTTCGCCCATGGACACGGCGCGGACGCCGACGACACTCTGCTTTACCGTCCTGATTGCCGATGACAACATTATCAATATTCAAATTCTCAACCGTCGCCTGACCAAGTTCGGTCACAAGGTTCTTGTCAGTCGCGATGGCCAAGAGTGTTATAACATGTTTGCGGCGAATCAAGCTACTACTGATTTTGTCCTGATGGATCTCAAC ATGCCCGTCGTCGACGGTTGGGCTTCGGTTAAGATGATAAGAGACCTCGAAAACGCCAGACCGACCCCATCTCGCGTTGTCCAAGCCTGTGGCCGTGTCCCTGTCTTTGCCATATCTGGCATGCTCCGGCGTGGAGACGAACAGCGGTACAAGGATGTGGGCTTTGACGGCTGGATGCCCAAGCCCATTGATATGAAACGACTCTCCACCTACTTGACCGGTGCTGTCGACGCACCAACACGGAAGCAAGGTGTTTATCAAGAGACACACTTTGCCATGGGCGGGTGGTTTCCCGAGGAGACTGTCCCACCACTTGTTATGGAGAGGCAGTTGCAGCCGGAAGAGGAAGTCGTTGAGATTGAACATGTTAAGGAAGAAAATCCCGAAGCAGCTTACATTCCTCTTCCTGTGACAGCAATGGAGTCTCCATCAGTGCCGAGGGCTGATgactccttcttccccagcaAGGATTGGAGCGTACCGCCAGCCAACGAAGATGATCATCGGATGGCTTGTCCTCTTCCACTTGAAAAGGATGGTATTGGCCAGAAAgaaactccccctcctgacagcgccatcgccatccacTCCACCATGAATACGCCCGCGGTGGAGGCTAACCCGGAGATTTGGAGCCtgcatcaacctcaaccaccaacgGACAGCATCGAAGCAGTGCTGGAAGCTGATGAGTGCCCTCCATCGAGTGAGGGCGCAGCAAAGCCAGTGTCTGGCCGAGGTCATGCCCAGACACCTGCAGCGAGACCGCTTCAAGTGGACCCCTTTTCTGAATACTGCTCGCAGCCAGAGGTATCGTCCCCTGCGAGGACGATTTGA